The genomic stretch CGCTGCACTTCCGGACTTCCGCCGCATCATCGATTTTCCCGTCCGCCTGCTCGACCACCTCCGTCGCCTCGCGCCCGGCGGCAACGAGCACCCCAACATCGTCGTGCTCACCGCCGGTCCGCACGACCCCGCCTACCTCGAGCACAGTTTTCTCGCCCGCAAGATGGGTCTGCCGCTCGCGCAAGGCGGCGACCTGCTCGTGCTCGAGCAGCGTGTGTACTTCAAGACCGTCGCCGGTTTGCTGCCCGTGGACGTCGTCTACCGCCGCGTCAACGACCGCGACATCGACCCCGTGGTGTTTCCCTCCCAACTGCTCACCGGCATCCCGGGGCTGGTCGGCAGCATCCGCGCCGGCAAGGTCGCCGTGGCCAACGCCATCGGCGCGGGCGTCGCCGACAGCCGTGCGCTGGAGGCCTACTTTCCGCGCTTGTTGCGTTTCTATCTCGGCGAACGCCCGGTGCTCTCGGGTCCACCCACCTACTACTGCGGCGACGTCGACCAACGCGCCGCCGTATCGGACGATACCGGGACGTACTCGATCGAGCCCGCCCAGAGCAGTTGCAAACACCTGCCGCGTTGGGTCCGCGGGGGTTCCGAGCGCGCCCGCACCCGCGCCCTGGAAGCGATGCGACGCCAACCGCACGCCTACGTCGCCCGCGAGCTGCCCGAACCCGGCGTGCTCGGACACGGCCGGGCCGCCGCCCACAAGCTGGAGTCGCGCCTGAGTTGCTTCGCCCTCTGTGAGGGGCGCAAGATCGAGATCGTCCCCGGCGGAGTGCTCCGCTTCCTCCCCGTGAAGCGCAAGGACGACCCGCCCGGCTGGCAGGCCGGAGACACCGCCGACATCGTCGTCCTCAGCCCCCGCGACGAACCCTCCAGCCGACCCGTCGAGCGCCCGCCCGAGCGAGTGAAGCCCCTCGTCCTCGGTTCCCGCGCTGCGGACAACCTCTTCTGGGCCGGCCGCTACGCCGAACGCGCCGAGGGCGCCGCACGCATCCTCAGCGTGATCCGCGACGTCGGCATCGAGGAGATCTCCCGCCGCGAACGCGAAGCATGGTTTCCCGTCTGGCAGGGTCTACTCGAGGCCACCGGTCACGGCGGCTCGTTCAAGGCGACCGGACCCGCTTGGTTCACACCCACGCTCGCGTGGCACATGACGCTCGACGCCTCGAATCCCAGTTCACTGCTCCGCGCGACCGGCGCCGCGCGTTACAACACGCTGCAATGTCGCGACTTCTTCAGTCCCGAAACATGGGGCGTGATCAACCGCCTCTGCGAAACGCTCGACGAACTCGCCTCCCGCGGTGCCCGCACTCGCTCGCACGCCGCCCGCCGCGAACTCGCCAAGGAGTGCGTCGGCCGCGTCCTCGATGGCCTCGCCGCCTTCTTCGGCACGCTCGATCGCACGATGCTCCACGACACCGGATGGCACTTCTTCCAGATCGGCATGCATCTCGAGCGCGCCTCGATGACCGCCTCCAGCCTCCGCCACGCACTGCTCGAAGCCGAATCCGCCGCGCGCGACAACCGCCGCGAAGACGCCGATCTCACCGCCCTCGTGCGCATGCTCTCGTCGCAAGACGCCTACCGCCGCACCTACCATGCGCGCACGGAGCCTTTGTTCGTGGCCGAATTCTTCCTCCTCAACCGACAGGCCCCGAAGAGCATCCACGCCTGCCTCGAAGCCGTGCGCGACTGCCTCGGCGCCGTCTCCGCTCTAACCGGGCCAGGCGAAGATCATCCGCTCGCCACCGTGCGCGCCGCGCTCGCTTCCCTCGACCAGCTCGACCTCGCCCGCATCTTCTCGCAACGCACCGACAGTCCCCGCTTCGAAGGCCACGAGGACGCACGTCACCAAGCCGCCGTGGCCGTCGCGCGGCTCACCGCCGCCGAGCCCGCGACCGAGCCCGAATCCCTCGCCGGCTGGATCGAGCGATTGATCACGCGCATCGACGAGATCGGTTCGGCTCTTCACGACCACTACTTCACGCATCAGGCCCGTATGGGCACGCCTGCCATCGCGGATTGAACCGTCCTCGTTCGATGCGCTTCGAGATCGATCACGTCACGCACTACCGCTACGCGGCCCCGGCCAGCGAGTCGTTCATGGAGGCGCGTCTCTTCCCGCCCACCAATCG from Opitutales bacterium ASA1 encodes the following:
- a CDS encoding circularly permuted type 2 ATP-grasp protein translates to MTPPPPPAAAIGSRHGTRDLASRLRRGVRDLDAAYTIGTVPAGERLEWSISPHPVVIESEEWRTVEAAVRQRARLLNCLLADFYGKQQTLRHRLLPPELVLTDPFFRRACVGLETERESRATLLRFDLMRTATGRWVFVESFANTPIGAAFAVQNRRLMLQENAEYYAALPDFRRIIDFPVRLLDHLRRLAPGGNEHPNIVVLTAGPHDPAYLEHSFLARKMGLPLAQGGDLLVLEQRVYFKTVAGLLPVDVVYRRVNDRDIDPVVFPSQLLTGIPGLVGSIRAGKVAVANAIGAGVADSRALEAYFPRLLRFYLGERPVLSGPPTYYCGDVDQRAAVSDDTGTYSIEPAQSSCKHLPRWVRGGSERARTRALEAMRRQPHAYVARELPEPGVLGHGRAAAHKLESRLSCFALCEGRKIEIVPGGVLRFLPVKRKDDPPGWQAGDTADIVVLSPRDEPSSRPVERPPERVKPLVLGSRAADNLFWAGRYAERAEGAARILSVIRDVGIEEISRREREAWFPVWQGLLEATGHGGSFKATGPAWFTPTLAWHMTLDASNPSSLLRATGAARYNTLQCRDFFSPETWGVINRLCETLDELASRGARTRSHAARRELAKECVGRVLDGLAAFFGTLDRTMLHDTGWHFFQIGMHLERASMTASSLRHALLEAESAARDNRREDADLTALVRMLSSQDAYRRTYHARTEPLFVAEFFLLNRQAPKSIHACLEAVRDCLGAVSALTGPGEDHPLATVRAALASLDQLDLARIFSQRTDSPRFEGHEDARHQAAVAVARLTAAEPATEPESLAGWIERLITRIDEIGSALHDHYFTHQARMGTPAIAD